From the genome of Triticum aestivum cultivar Chinese Spring chromosome 3B, IWGSC CS RefSeq v2.1, whole genome shotgun sequence, one region includes:
- the LOC123065036 gene encoding aspartic proteinase CDR1-like — MTGVVSRAVLLVGVVIMTAQMCGCTAYVGHGGGDGFSVELIHRDHSVKSPFHDPSLTPYARMLAAARRSTRRAAALARSYAATAGTGSPDGGVAEVISIPPFDFLMYVNIGLPPTRMLVYADTGSDLLWVKCSNDGTADLPKAARRAPPRVVFNPSKSPTFGRVNCKSGTCHAFTGTGVSCDAKSNCKYVYSYGDGSETSGVLSTETLTFDDAPGGCVGCRERPQLQVANFNFGCSTSTKGAFTGDGLVGLGDGNFSLANQLGAATSIGRRFSYCLVPSFVNTPSILNFGARAAVKEPGAATTRLLHPDVDAYLTIALESVKIGGRSFTLPQRARILVDSGTSLTLLVKELLDPMVKELTRNIKLRRVKSPNEDLPICYDVSGVGETAFGKIVPKVKLGLGGGGVVTLKAENTFVMLREGTMCMALMEVPKEDQGMILGNIAQQNMHIGIDLDKRTVTFASVDCATSYPWPSPPAASV; from the coding sequence ATGACGGGTGTGGTATCTCGTGCTGTCCTGCTCGTCGGCGTCGTGATCATGACGGCGCAGATGTGCGGGTGCACGGCTTacgtcggccatggcggcggcgacggTTTTAGCGTCGAGCTCATCCACCGTGACCACTCCGTCAAGTCGCCGTTCCACGACCCGTCGCTCACCCCGTATGCTCGCATGCTCGCGGCCGCGCGCCGTTCCACGCGGCGCGCCGCGGCACTGGCACGCTCGTATGCCGCCACCGCCGGCACTGGCTCTCCTGACGGCGGCGTGGCTGAGGTCATCTCCATCCCGCCGTTCGACTTCCTCATGTACGTCAACATCGGGTTGCCGCCTACACGGATGCTCGTCTATGCCGACACCGGCAGCGACCTCCTCTGGGTCAAATGCAGCAACGACGGCACCGCCGATCTTCCCAAAGCCGCCAGGAGAGCGCCGCCGAGGGTGGTGTTCAACCCGTCCAAGTCGCCGACGTTCGGCCGCGTGAACTGCAAGTCCGGCACGTGCCACGCGTTCACCGGCACCGGCGTCTCCTGCGACGCTAAATCCAACTGCAAGTACGTTTACTCCTACGGCGACGGCTCCGAGACTAGCGGCGTCCTCTCCACGGAGACCTTGACCTTCGACGACGCCCCAGGCGGCTGCGTCGGGTGCCGCGAGCGCCCGCAGCTGCAAGTGGCCAATTTCAACTTCGGCTGCTCCACGTCCACGAAAGGCGCCTTCACCGGGGATGGACTCGTTGGCCTCGGCGACGGGAACTTCTCCCTCGCCAACCAGCTCGGTGCCGCCACGTCGATCGGCCGGAGATTCTCCtactgcctcgtgccctccttcgTGAACACCCCCTCGATCCTCAACTTCGGCGCCCGCGCCGCCGTGAAGGAGCCGGGCGCAGCAACCACGCGGCTGCTCCACCCCGACGTCGACGCATATCTCACCATCGCGCTCGAGTCCGTCAAGATCGGGGGCAGGAGCTTCACGTTGCCACAGCGAGCCCGCATCCTGGTGGACTCTGGCACGTCGCTGACGTTACTTGTGAAGGAGCTGCTGGACCCGATGGTGAAGGAGCTGACccggaacatcaagctccggcgggTGAAGTCACCGAACGAGGATTTACCTATTTGCTACGACGTGTCCGGGGTGGGGGAGACGGCGTTCGGGAAGATTGTCCCGAAGGTGAAGCTGGGGCTGGGAGGCGGTGGGGTGGTGACGCTCAAGGCGGAGAACACGTTCGTGATGCTGCGGGAGGGGACGATGTGCATGGCGTTGATGGAGGTCCCCAAGGAAGATCAGGGCATGATCTTGGGGAACATCGCCCAGCAGAACATGCACATCGGGATCGACCTCGACAAGCGCACTGTCACCTTCGCCAGTGTAGACTGTGCTACTTCCTATCCATGGCCCTCCCCTCCGGCGGCCTCAGTGTAG